TAAGTCTGATGATATACAAGCAGCAAAACATAGTGGCAATGAACCTCTATAAACACTTACACTGTCTTCTCAAAAAGAGTAGGATTACAACAGGCAGCATTCCATTTCAAGATAAGACACACCAAGCTAAAAGGGTCTAGACAAAGGAAGTGAGGGAAAAAAGTACCTCTCTGACTGTATGTATGAAAGCATCTGGGCAGCCAATCGCAGAAACACATAGCACAATCATGCCACCCAACACATTAAGAGATATTTTCTGTAATGGTTGATGAACCTCGAAAATATGTGATGGGGCCAATTTACTAAAGAACACTGAACATGTTGTGCCACTATCCTGGACTGTACGTGCAATTGTTTCCAGCTGCGCTTCACAAGCCTGTGTAATAGCAAATGGTAGTTCAGAGAACAACCTATGAGATTATTCATGTGCTTGAGGTAAAAGAGATACCAACATCTCTCATTTCTTGCAGTGCGGAATTCACTAATGGTTAAGCCCCACCTTTTCCGGATGCAATTTCAGTTAACAATGAGGGAAAGTAAGAAAGCACCTTggattattttaattctaaattgTAAATTCTAAATACTTAGAATCACATGGTCGCTATAAATACATTTTTATGTGACAGCTTAAATTTGTGCTGGCTTACTTCAACATCACACTTTCAGTGCTTCATGTCAAGAACAATATCAGCCACTAAACATTTAATACTCAAACAGGAAACACAAATAAGTTACAAGAAAGTCTGAGTTACTGAGACTATCGTTTACCAGATCCGCATGATGAATAACCACTATATCAGCTCGAGTAAGTGCGCTCAACGGTTCCCTCATGGGTCCTCGTGGAATGAAATGAGTATTTCCCCAAGGTGTCAACCCATTGACCATCACAATCTCCACATCTCGAAGCAGACTCCGGTGCTGCCTACAAGAAACGATAGACAGAACCGAGAATACATACATGAGAACATGTGTTTCCTGAAGGAACAGCTATGCTTGACCATTATTAGTTTAAAAGATGCCACTGTTTAGCTATTTTCCAAGTAAGATTCCATGGTACTGATGGATTGATCCATATAAGTTGTCTAtacaagaaaagaaaaacaaatactTGATACCTGCATTCCGTCATCCAGTATAGCGACTCCAATTTTCGCACTTTTACCGCTTGCCACCCGGTTGCACCCTAACTTCTCCCGGCGGAAGGCATCACAAGGATCGACATGGCCATACTTTTGCAACATGGAAGAACCCACGGCAGCCCGGTTTGCGCCAACACCAATCTTGGTGGAAGTATCAGCAAGGCGCCTCCGGAGCATCTTAGATTCATCGCCACCCGCATAACCCTACAGCATCGAATTTTATGACTGATTTGTTCAAAGGTAGCATCACGAGAAATATAAATGAAGTATTGGAAATGAACTAGGTGACAGTGGCTAAACGTTAGTTTAGGACTGATGAAGAGACCCCATTTTTACTGAAAATTTTGTCTGCGTAACTAAATGATTGAATGAGAAACAATACAAATGTGAAGAAGTACAAGCAAGCAAGCAGCATTAGGAGGACGAGTTTACCCTTGTTAGGATGAGTGGCGAGATGCCCATACTGTGAAACCTGCGGGCCAGGAAGTCGACCATGGGTGTCTTTCCGTTGCCGCCCCAGGTGAGGTTTCCTACGCTGATGACGGGGACCGGTAGGGTCCGTCGCGAGCGTAGCGGAGAGGAGGAGAGGATGACGGGGAGGCGTAggagggcggaggcggcggagaggagagggaggaggagtgcGCGGTGGAGGAAGGGGAGGTTAGGAACGGCGGCGTCCGGGGTGGCGGCGAGGCGGGCCAGGAGCTGCCGCGCCTTCTCCGTCGCCATCGGAGAGTCCCCGGGGtggtcgccgccgcctctccccggGTGACGAAGTGTTGGGCTGGGCCTTTTTCCCAATTAAGCCAGCTTGATTGAAACTCGGTATGCTGGGCTTAGACGGGGAATTAACAAAATCCATAGAAGTTGCTAAAAAAACCATAGAAAAAAAAGGAGAGCTGGTCGTTGTGAGAAAATCGGGGGGAGCCAACAGGAAAAAGAGAATACCATTCACTGGTTAAGTTGGGAGACATGGACACTCCCCAAAGGCATGGGTGGCCTAGAATTCAGGGACATGCATAGTTTTAACATGGCGATGTCGTCACGGCAAGGCTGGAGACTGCTTCAAAACCCCGACTCTCTATGTGGACGTATAATGAAAGTGCGGTCCCTCAGTTTCACTTGTTGGATGCAAAACCTAGAGATGGCATATCATATACCTGACGAACTATATTACGTGGCCTCGAGCTGATCAAGAAGGGTTATATCTGGAGAATCGATGATGGGTTAGGAGTCAACATCTGGTCTGACCCCTGGATTCCAAGGGCTTGGTCGCGACGGGTTATCACACCAAAAGGGCAGAACCTAATTACACAGGTCAGCGATCTTATTTGCCTGATTACGGGGTCTTGGGATGAGCAACTCGTCAAGGACACTTTTTGGCCGGATGATGTACGACACATTTTCCAGATTCCCCTGCGTGAATAAGTGAGCGATTTCATGGCTTGGCACTTTGACTCGAAAGGGAACCACACAGTGAAAAGCGCCAACAAACTATATGTACAGCTGCAGGAACAAGCAAAGAACGAGGCCCCAAGCAGTAGTACAATGGGGGCAGGGAGGTTGGATAGATGGGACGACCAGTCATGGCGGAGAATCTGGAAGCTGCCATGCCCACGTAAGATTCAGATATTTGCTTGGCGAGTCAAGCATGAGTCCCTGGCTTTCTGCACCAACTTGATGAGGAGAGGGGTCAAGCTTGAAAGCTCAAAATGCTTCTTCTGTGGGAGGGTGGATGAGGACGGGGCACACCTCTTTGTCAAGTGCAAGGCTGTCAAAGAAGTATGGAGGGCTATGAGCCTGGAGAAGATACGCGTGGAGCTGGAAGAACTTTCATCTAGGCATGCAGTTATGGATCTTCTATGGAGGTTAGATGAAAAAGTGTGTGTCCAAATCCTCACCTTCTAGTGGAATTGGTGGAACAAGAGGAATAAGATAAGGGAAGGGGAGCTTCCAATCACGGACAACGAGCTGGTTCATAGAGTGCAATGCAGTACGTTGAAATTTATGCAACTGTTCAGAACGAAGGGCAAGATACAGACAGTAAGCAAGTAGGCAGCGCCGGTTGAGGGCACTTTGAAAAT
The window above is part of the Triticum aestivum cultivar Chinese Spring chromosome 2A, IWGSC CS RefSeq v2.1, whole genome shotgun sequence genome. Proteins encoded here:
- the LOC123188790 gene encoding probable tetraacyldisaccharide 4'-kinase, mitochondrial, with the translated sequence MATEKARQLLARLAATPDAAVPNLPFLHRALLLPLLSAASALLRLPVILSSSPLRSRRTLPVPVISVGNLTWGGNGKTPMVDFLARRFHSMGISPLILTRGYAGGDESKMLRRRLADTSTKIGVGANRAAVGSSMLQKYGHVDPCDAFRREKLGCNRVASGKSAKIGVAILDDGMQHRSLLRDVEIVMVNGLTPWGNTHFIPRGPMREPLSALTRADIVVIHHADLACEAQLETIARTVQDSGTTCSVFFSKLAPSHIFEVHQPLQKISLNVLGGMIVLCVSAIGCPDAFIHTVREIGPLNVDRLDFSDHHFFNDYDLELIQERVRQLVDQHNKETVVLVTEKDYDRDPDVLRMLGVKVWVLSSSLQIMALKEQGEDELLRKLKDIITATRHVVQP